GACGGATCCCACGAGGGTGAGCACGGTGGCGACGGCCATGGAGGAGCGGTGGCCGGCGGTGAGCCGGAACATGGTGACGACGGCGCCCCGTGCGGAACGGTCGCCCTCGTGCCGTGTCTTCCTGTCCACCTTCGCTCCCGGGGTTCGTCACGGGGCCGCCCGTTCCTGGGGCGGCACGGTGATGAGGCGGCTGAAGTAGTCGTCCGGTACGCCCTCGTCGACCAAGTGGCCGTCGATCTCGACCCAGGCGTGCGCGGTGAAGGGGGGCACCACGCGCACTCCGGTGCACCAGGTCGGCCAGGTGCCCCGCAGGCGGCAGAGCAGGGCGGTGGCCAAGGAGCGCGGGAGGCAGCCGCGCGGGCCGGCGCAGAACAGGCTGACCGCGCAGACCGCCTCCCGCGCGGACCTCGCCCGCGCGGCGGAGGCCGGTACGGCCCCGCGGCGCACGAGGCACAGCACGGTCCGGATCCGGCGCGGTGGCAGGAGGGAGAGGGCGAAGGCCGCCAGCAGAACGAGCCGGGCCGCCAGCCGCCGTCCGAGAGGAACACCGGTCGGCCGGTGCAAAGCGCTCGGAGTGGTCACAGGACGACCAGCCCCGCCTGCCGCAACTGCTCGATCAGGGCGGAGACGTCCTGGGCGGCCCGGGGCCGGTCGACCGCGAATTCCACGACGACCGCGTCGACCGCGTCCGTCTCGCCACCCCCGTCCATCAGGGTCTGTACCACCAGGGTGCCGGTGGGGTTGAGTTCCCAGTACTGGCCGCTGCGCTGATCGAGCAGGACCGTGCCGTAATCGGTCTTCGCAGTGGAGACATCCTTGGCGAAGCGCACTGCCATGAAGCGTTTCCCTTTCCGCGAGGCACGGTTTCCACGAGGCACGGTTTCCACGGGGCACCGGGGAGAGGTTCCGTCCCGTCAGAAACCGAGGGCTTTCTGCTGCGGAAGATTCCGCAGCCATACTTCGCAGGCGATCGTGGAATAGAGGATGGCGTCCTGGAGCCCCGGCGTCGAAGGCCTCTGAGCCAGCGCCCGCAGAGCGGCGGCGTCCACCAGCCCCCTGCGGGCCAGGTGCGAGTCCTCCCACAGAGCCATCAGATCGCCCCGGTGCTCGCGCAGCCCATTGGAGGCGTCCATCGAGGCATGTGCCTTGTTGGAACGCTCCAGGCACACGTCCGGGACGACGCCGCGCATGGCGGTGGCCAGCAGGGGCTTGTACGTCCAGGGAGTGACGCGCTCGGCGGGATCGACCGCCAGGCATTCCTCGATCACCCGGTCGTCGAAGAACGGTGAGGCCATCGGCACCCCCGCCCGGGCGGCCATCCTGTCCCACTGGCGGACGATCCGCGTGCAGAGCCGGATCTGTTCCAGGTCACCGTGCATGCCGCGGTCGGGGTGCAGTGGCTCGGCCTCCCGGGCGGCCGCGCGCAGGACACGCGTCACCGTGTGTGCCGCCTCGGGGGTGACCCAGTCGAACAGGCGCGGCGGCGTTCCCCAGCCCAGGGCTCCACTGGCTCCGGGCGGCAGCGGGTCGCGCAACCGGTTGGCGGAGGAAGCGAGCCACCGGCCGTACGGGCGGGAGTCGGTCAGGACCCGTGCGGTGTCGAGGAGCGGCCATTGGAACAGGGTTCTGAAACCGCGCAGCTGCCGCAGGGCGAACAGCGGACGGGTGCGTATGAGGCGGTGGTAGTACGCCTCGGAGCACCAGGCCACGTGGTCACCGCCGATGCCCGTCAGATGCAGCCGGCTGCCGCGCCGGGCGAGCCCGGGAAGATGGTGCAGGGCCCGTGCCCGGTCCATCACCCCGATGGACGGTTCGTCCATGAGGTCGTCGATGCCGAGCAAGTCGGTGTAGACCAGCGGGGCTTCGTCGGGGTCCCAGACGACGTGCTCGACGTCCGGGAGGAAGCCGGCGGCCTTCCGGGCCCAGTACAGGTCGGTGTCCGCGGGATCGCGGCCCGGCCAGGTGCTGGCCACCACGCGGGCGGGTGAGGCGGCCGCCAGGAAGCAGACCGAGGTCGAGTCGAGACCGCCGGAGAGGTCGCAGCTGACCACTCCGCCATCGTCCGTACGGGCCCGGACGGCCTCCGACAGCGCCTGCCGCGCCCGAGGGGCCCCCTCGGCCAGGGACCGTGTCGGTTCGGGCGGCGTCCACCAGCGCGACCGCCTGACCGTCCGCCCGTCAGGGGCGATGACCAGCGCTTCCTCCGGGGGGACGGCGGTGACGTCGCGCCACAGGGAGGTCTCGGACAGCGGGTAGGGGACGGGCCACATCAGCCGGGCGGCGAGCTGTTCCTCGTCCAGCCCGGAGCCGATCGCGGCGGCGAGGACATCGGCCCGGGTCGCGGCCGTCCGGACGCCGCCGACCACGGCGTGGAAGACCAGGCGCAGACCGGACGCCGTCCCCTGCACGCGCAACCGGCCGTCGAGCGTGGCCACGAGGTGGAAGCTGCCGGGCAAGCGCCGGGCCAGCGTGTCGAGTTCGGTGAGGTCGCGCATGCGGGCCGCGTGTCGCTCCAGCTCGGCGGGCCGGACCGGGCAGCAGCCCACGACCGCGATCGCGGCCCGGCCCGCACGGGCCGTGACGATCTCCTGGTCGCTCCACCGGCCGATCAGCCAGGGGCGCCCCGAGGCGTGATCGAGGGTTCGGGAGCCGGTTCGGGGGAAGGAGCGGGCCGCGGCGAGCGCGTCCGCGCAGTCCGGCAGGACCACGAAGTGCGCGTCACCGGGGCCCACTCCCCCCGTCTCAGAGGACGGTGGCATGGCGTCGAATCTGCCTACCGGCGCCTCAGTTCTTGCTGAGGATCAGACGGTCGTTACCGCTGGACCGCAGGAGTCCCGTCTTCTTGCGGAAGGTGCCGAGCTGGACGAGCGTCGGGGCTTCGTACGCCTTCTTCATGACGTCTCCTCAGAGTCGGTGAATCCGTCACCCTGACCGATTTGGGGGACCACGTACTCGAGCCCCGAATCGGCGAAACTCGCGCTATTGGATACGCGAGCCAGGGCGTTGAACGTATGAACATACTAGCCACACCCCCGACAAGGACCGCAACCCTTGTCGGGAATTGGACTCTCCATAAATCCGAGCAACATCATCGGCGACTACGGGTGATACCAGGGTGATTTCCTGCTTCTCGCGAGAAAGAAAGGCTCGCACGCCAGTGCAGAGAGAAACGGACGCGCATTCATTTTTGGATATCGCATTCGACCTCTCCGCGTCCGCGCGCTTGGTGCGCGACCTGCCTCACACCAGTTCGAGTTGCGGCTCGGGCTGCCGCACCGGTGCGGCCTTCGGCACCCACAGCCTGGTGGTGCGTACGTAGCCGTAGATCACTGAGGCCAACGCCAGAACGAGAAGCGGTCCGAACACCCACGGATGCGTGGCCATCTCCATCGGCAGATAGCGGTAGCACACCAGAAGTGCACCGAAGACCGTGACGCCGTAGGCGACCAGCTGGATTCCCGACCGGTCCCAGCCACGTTCCTGCGAGCGCAGCGCTGCTTCGATCGTGAGCGCGAAGACCACGCCGGCCACGAGATCCACGCCGTAGTGGTAGCCGAATCCCAGCGTCGCGCCGAGCGTGGCGATCAGCCAGAACGTGCCCGCGTAGCGCAGCACGCGTGGGCCCTTACGGGAGTGAATGAAGATCGCGACAGCCCACGCGGTGTGCAGGCTCGGCATGCAGTTCCGCGGGGTGGTCCCGTCGTAGGGCACCGGGTGCGGGGCAGTGATCGGCGGCGGCGTGTGCGGCCACAGGTCGGCCACTGCCCATTGCACGCCGCCGGTGCCGGAGGTGCCCGGGCCGTAGGCGAAGATCGGTCCGACCACCGGGAAGACCATGTAGATGGCCGGGCCGAGGAGGCCGATCACCAGGAAGGTGCGCACCAGATGATGGCTCGGGAAGCGGCGCTCGGCCGCCACGTTGCGCAGCTGGTACAGCGCGACGACGACCGCGGCCACCGCGAGTTGCGCGTAGACCAGGTCGAGGAGATGGGTGCCGATCGGGCCGGTGGCCTCGAGGATCCGGCCTGCCAGCCACGACGGGTTGCCCAGCGCGTGATCGGCGGTCGCCAGGTAGGGGTCGAGCACCTCCGGGCGGGTCTTCGCCGTGATGAGCAGCCAGGTGTCGCCGGTCTTGCGGCCGGCCACCAGGAGCAGGCCCAGGCCGACGGCCTTCAGCAGCAGGACGCGGTCCCGGCCGGTGCGGCGCGTGACGGCGATGACGGCACAGCCCAGCATCACCCACAACGCGCCGTTGCCGAAGAAGTGACCGTCGGGCGTCTTGGCGTCGACCGCCCACCGCACCAGCACGAAGACGACGTCGATGCCGATCGCGGCACCGGCCGCGATGAACCGCTGCCGCCAGGTGAGCGCCACCATCATCAACGCCATACCGGCATACAGCGGCCCCGGCTTGGGGGCGAATATCACCTCGCGCACCTGGGTGACCATCGGCCCCGGCACACCACCGTAGCGACGCGCGGCGATCTCCAGCGCGATGAGGAAACCGAGGGCCACCACACCGACCGTGGCCCAGAGGATCGCCCGTGGTTGACGCCACGCGGCGAGCTTGGTTCTGCAGTCTATTCGCGAAAACACCCGCGTTACTATAGGTATCAATTGTTTGACCGATTTGTTAGGTGTTGGCCGGAGAGATAACTCTTCGTACCGGTTGGCGTGGCTTTCCGGTGAAGTATGGGCGATGAGGACGCTTGTCAGAGTCCGATCATGCCATCGAGTAGCACGGGCCTCGCCGGTCACGGGCGGCACGAGGGCCGGTCGGGCCGTGCGGAAGCCGAGGCCTCCGGGCCATGAGCCGGGATTGCGTGCCCACGCCCATGGCCCGGGGGCCTACTCAAGCACTGTGACCACCGTCACCCGCGGCAAGGGCCGGCCGGCGCCCCGCCGCCCGGCCACCCGCTACGAGGCGTTCATGCCCACGTCCGCAGCCACGAGGGGGCGGCGGACCGGGGCCGACGTCGCGTACTGGTCCGCGCCGACGTCACGGGCGCTGCCGCGCGGGTGACCGTCGATGTCCTCGGCGACGGACGTGCTCTTCAGCGTCGCCGCTCCGATCGCGGGGCTGCCCGCCGACAGCCGGAACACCCCGTCGGGTTCCTGCCGGAGCAGCGGGTCGACCCGGCGGTATCCGCCGGTGGGGATGGTGCCGTTGGCCGCCGCGCCCCACAGGATGTTGCCCTGCCAGGTGAAACGGGTGCTCTTCCCCATCGCGACCAGGCTGCCGACGCTGCCGACCAGGAGGTTGTCGGCGATGACCACATCCTGGGGCGCGTGGTCACGGCCCTCGCCCGAGAGCGTCCCCTTGTTGCCGACCAGCGTGTTGTGCACGATCACCGCACGGTCGCAGGCGTCGTTGCCCCGCCTCTCGGCCTTCGACTCGCCGGGGTGGTGGTCGCGGACGGTGCCGCTGCCGATCACCAGGGCCCGCCCCGACAGGCCGCCGAGGTAATTGTTGACGACCAGATGGTCGTTGCCGTAGACCCGCACGCCTTCCGTGCCGCCGAGCAGGTAGTTGCCCTGCACGGTGGAGCTGTTGCCGTGCCTGAGCACGATGCCGCCACGGCTGTTGCGAACGGTGTTGTACTGGACGGTGTTGTCCGACGTCTTCACCGAGACGGCCTCGGGGTCTCCGTCGCACTTCTCGAACAGGTTGTACTCCACGATCGCGCCGGCGCTGAGCAGGGCCCGGGCGCTGTCGCCGAGCCGGACCGCCTCTCCGCCGTTGTCGCCGCTGAAGCTGTGACCGGAGAAGTGGTTCTTGAAGAGGTGCAGGTTCTGAGCCACGGTCTTCTCGTCGGGGCCGTCGAGAACGACGAAAATGCCCTCGGTGGTCCTGTCGTGGAAATGGTTCCGGTCGATCTTGACGTCGTTGCCCCGCACGACGACCCAGTCGAGGCCGCTCACCTCGGCGAACCGGAAATCATTGCGCGTCAGCCGGATATTCGACGAGTTCCCCGGAATCTCCAGCGTGCTGCTCTGCCGGAAGGCGAAACCGCTGACCGTGACATGGCTCGCATTGCTGAAGACGAAACCGCGCTCGCCCCGCAGCACCACACCTCCGCGGGATTCCGCGACGATGCTGATCGGCGCGTCGCCGGTGCCGTGCTTCCCCGAGATACGCAGGGCACCCCCTGACGGGACGGTGTACGTGCCGTCGGCCACGACTATGCGATCACCGGGCATCGCGCGGTCGATCGCCTTCTGGAGGCCGTCCAGGGAACTCACCGTCACCGGGGCAGCCGAAGCGCCGACCGGCACAGCGGCGAGCCCGGCGGCACCCAGCAGGGCGCCGGTGAGGAACATACGTCTTTTCATGAAGACTCCCGAGAGAGCGGAAATGTACCGGGCTGATCCTTGTGCCCTGCCGTGTCGTAGCGCAACAGCTGACGCCCCGTAACCACAGGCCTCCGCCGGGCCCTTGCCGCTCACAGCCACGTGCGGGACCCCGCCCCGTCCCCTGCCGCGAGCGGACGAAGAGCGCAATGGGGACCGCACGTTCGGCGCTCTGTTGCGCAGGAGTAGGCCGGGGTACCTTCCGCCCCATGGGGATACGCGCGCAGCACCCGTATGACGTACAGATCGCTCGTCACAGCGGCCGTATGCCGCCCCCTTCGGCCGGGCGGCCACCCTTGCCCCCAAGGCGCCCGCCGATGACGGCCCGCGTCCGCGCCCTCGCCGTCGGCCTCATCACCGCCGCACTCGCCCTGACAACGGTCCCGACACCGGCCCAGGCCGCCCGCACCCCGCACCGCACCGGCTTCGAGCTCAGCAACGGAACCCGCTGGACCACCCAGGCCGAGGAACAGCGCCTCCTGGCCGCCCTCGACCGGTCGAGCGAACACGTCGCCGTCCGCCGCATCGGCACCACCGGTCAGGGCCGACCGCTCCGACTGGTCAGGATCGGCCCCGCCCACCGCACCGCCGAAACCCTCCTTCTCGCCTGCAGCCAGCACGGCGACGAACCCGCCGGCCGGGAAGCCTGCCTCATCCGCATCCGCGACCTCGCCCACGCCAGGGACAAGGCCACGCTGCGCTTCCTCGCACGTACCACCGTCCTGGTCGTCCCCACGGTCAACCCCGACGGCCGCGCCGCACACACGCGTACCAACGCGGACGGCGTCGACATCAACCGCGACCACATCGCCCTCAAGTCCGCCGAGAGCCGCGCCCTGGCCGCCGTCATCCGGGACCACCGGCCCGACGTCGTCTACGACCTGCACGAGTACGGCGCCACCCCGCCGTACTACGACAAGGACCTGTTCGACCTCTGGCCCCGCAACCTCAACACCGACCCCCGCGTGCACCGGGAGGCGCAGGCCCTCTCGGCGGACTACGTGCGTCCCACCGCCTACGAGGCCGGGCACAGCACCGGCACCTACGGCATCTGGACCGACCCCGCCACCGGCGACCCCGTCAAACAGGTTGCCGGCGACGGACAGGAGCGCATCCTGCGCAACACCTCCGGCATCAAGCACGCGATCGGTCTGCTCATCGAGAGCCGCGTCGATGCGAGGACGGACGCCGAGAAAGCGGACCCGGCCCTGAACAACCGGCGTCGGGTACGTTCCCATCACGTCGCGCTCGACGGGATGTTCGCCTTCGCGGACGAACGACGCCGGCACATCACAGCGGCCACGGCCGCGGCGCGCGTCAAAGGCCTCGCCGACCGGGGCCCGGTCCACCTCGGCGGCGCCGACAACGACCCCGCACCCCCCGGCCGGACCCTGCCCGACCCGCCCTGCGCCTACCGGCTCACCGCCGAGCAGTACGCGGACACGCGGGACGAACTCGCCCTGCACGGCGTCAAAACCACTCCGTCACGCGCGGGCGGCGTGCTGGTCCCGCTGCGCCAGTCCCTGCGGTCCCTGGTGCCACTGCTGCTGGACGCCAGGGCGTCGTACGGACTCACCGCGGCCGAACCCGTCGACCACTGCTAATGCACGCCAGCGGTCGGCCGACTCCTTCTTGCCCGGACCGACCGCTCCAGGAACGCCCCTCTGCCCTGGTCATTCGGCGAAGAAGGGCCCGTCGTCCGCGAAGGCGCGGGCTGCGAAACGCTTGCCCATCCGGCGGTATGCGGCAGCGGTGGGGTGAAGGCCGTCGGGCAGGTCATCCGCCTCGTCCGGGCCCAGCAGTTCGCGTCCATCGAGGTAGTGGAGGTGGGGATCGTAGGCCTGCCGGGCCGCCACGATCCGGGTCAGCTCGGCACGGACCACCGTCAACGACAGCGCCCCACCGGCCACATCGGCCGGGTCGCCCAGGGCTGTGAGCTTCCCGTCCGGGCCCACCGCGGTCGGGCCGGGAGCCTCCTCGAGGGCCGGACAGCTCACCGGGGACATCAGCAGCAGCGGGGTGTCCGGGTGCCCGTCCCGGATCGTATCCAGGAACCCGTGCACCGCAGGGCCGAACGTCCGCAGCCGGAAGGCGGCCAGGCCCACGATGTTGATGCCCGCCTTGAGGCTGATCAGGTCAGCGGGCATGTCGCGGATCGTCCGGGCGACATACGGGTCCAGCACCGCGTTACCCGCCTGACTGAGGTTGATCACCTCCACTCCCCCGAGCGCGGCCGCCACCACCGGCCACGTGCCGGTCGGCCCGTCGGCCTCGAGGCAGTGGCTGATGGAACTGCCGTGGTGCACCCATCGGCGCCGCCCGTCCGGCAACGGCGCCAGCACCTCGCCGTCAGCCCGCAGCGCCACCAGTTCCGTGGGGGTCTGCTGCGGCAGCCACAGCTCGACCTTCTTCATGCCGGCCGGCAGCCCTGCGAACCGTACGGTCCCCGGCTCGCCCGGGATCACTCGCTGCACGGCCCCGGGGCCCGCCATCCGCACCACGTTGCCCACCGGCGCTTGGCGACGCCCGGCCGGGGAACCGTCCACCAGCAGTTCCAGCATCCCGGTCGGGCGGGGCCGGGGATCGGTGTCGAGCTGTCCCGTGGAGGTGAGTACGTCGAACTCCACCTCACGCGCGTCCGTGCGGAACACCAGCCGCACCCCCGAAGGCATCAGGGTCACCCCGTGGACCGACGGGTCCTGGTACTGCTCCTTGGTCCACGCCGGCAACCGGCGCGGCATGACCCCCGTCTGTGTCGTCTCCAGGTCCAGCGCGCCCCGTATCTCCACTGGTCCGCCCGCCAGCGGAACCGCCCGCATCGCCACCGTCATCGCTCCCGCCCGGTCCAACGCTCTCAGGTCCCGGATGCGTGGACGCACCCGCAAGTTCTCCACCGCCAGCCTGGCACACCGTTATTCCGTACGGCAGTTGACGTCCCACTACCGGCCGGCGGCGCCTCCCGCACCGCTCCGTTTCTTACCGGCTTTTGCCGTCGCTCTGCCGTGTCTGCGAAGTCCGCCCGGCAACGTGGTGCCCGCACCTGAGGAACGCATGGCAGAGGAGAAGGCAAATGACGTACAAGAGCACGGCGCGGCGCGCGGGTCTGGCTGTGAGCATGGCGGCGGCGCTGGCCCCGGTGCTGCCGACGGCGACCGCCACCGCCTCCGCGCCCGTGAGCGGTCCCACGGCCACGGTGGCACCCGCCTGGTGTCCGACCGTGGGCGGGCACCGGGTCGACTGCGGCCGGCTGGACCGCCCGCTCGTCGCGGGGAAGCCGGACCTCGGCGCGGTCGAGGTGAGCTACGCGGTCGTACGCCACACCGCGCCCGGTCCCGCCAAGGGCACCGTCGCCGTCAACCCGGGCGGGCCGGGAGAGACCTCGATCGACAAGGCCGAGGCGTTCGCCTGGGGTCTGGAGAGCCTGCTGAAGGACCACGACCTGCTGCTCGTCGACCCGCGCGGCACCGGCGAGTCGCAGCCGGTCCCCTGCGGGGTCACCGACGCCGCATACCGCTTCGGCACACGGGCCCAGCAGCGGGCCGCCGTCGAACGGTGCGCCGAGAACCTCGGCCCCAAGGCCGCCGGTTACACCTCGGCGGCCACCGCCGACGACATCGACGCGATCCGCAGCCGTCTCGGCGTGCGGAAGCTCAGCCTGTACGGGCTGTCCTACGGGACGTACCTGATGCCTGTGTACGCCTCCCGCCACCCCGAGCGCGTGCGGTCCATCGTCCTGTCCGGCGCCTACCCGCTCCGGCTCGATCCGCTGGCGCGGCCCAGCGCCCAGGCGGTCTCGTTGAACCTGCGCCGGGTGTGCGAGCGCAGCATCCCCGTCGCGTGTGACGGCAAGCAGGCCGTGAAGGATCTGGCCACCACGGCCGCGCGCCTGCGGGACCGGCCCCTCACCGTGCCGATCACCACTGATCACGGCGTCTACAAGAAGCAGTTCACCGAGGACAAGCTCGCCAACCTGATGTTCGAGGCAGCCAGCAGCCAGGTCGGATTCGAGCCCGACAAGCCCTCGCCGCTCGGCCGGCTGCCCCATGCCCTCAACCGCTTCGTCGAGGGCGACGCCGCGCCGCTGCGGAAGCTGGTCCAGGAGGAGGGGAGGACGGGCAGCACGGTGGACCAGGCGCCGTACATCGCGGTCACCTGCAACGACTACCGCAAGGCCTGGTCGAAGGACGCGTCGCCGGCCGTGCGGTGGCGCCAGTACAACGCCGCGCTGGCCGCCGTACGCCCCGGTGAGCACGGGGCGTTCAGCGCCAAGGGCTTCACCGAGGGCACCACGGACGCCGGGGACGTGTGCATCGGCTGGCCGCGCGAGAACACCCCTGACCCGCAGCCCACGCGGCCCGAACTGCCGGACGTCCCGGTGCTCGTGCTCTCCGGCGACCTCGACGCCAACACGCCCGACGCGAGCGGGAAGAAGGCCGCCGAGCAGTTCCGCGACAGCCGGTTCCTCTCGGCCCGCAACATGGGACACGTGCCCGAGCTGGAGCTGAGCCGCTGCGTCACCGGCGTCTCCTCGCACTTCCTCCGCACCGGCTCGCCGGGCGACACCTCCTGCCTGCGCGCCCTCCCGCCGATCACCGTCTCTCCGGTCCGTGACTGACGGCACTTGATTCCGCCCCGGTTTCACCCCGTTTTCGCCACCGACGAAGATGATCACATGACTGAAGAAGTGGGGCACCGGCGGACGGTGCTCGTCGTCGAGGACGATCCGGGAGTGCGCAGCACCCTGGACCAGCTGCTGCGCTTCGAGGGCTACCGGGTGCTGCCGGCCTCCGACGGCCTGGAGGCCCTCGGCCTCCTGGAACAGGAGCGGCCCGATCTGGCGGTGGTGGACGTGGTCATGCCGGGCCTCGACGGCCTCGGTCTGTGCCGGATGCTGCGCAGGCGCGGCGACCGGCTGCCCGTCCTGGTGCTGACCGCCCGGCACGAGGTCGGCGACCGGGTCGCGGGACTCGACGCGGGTGCCGACGACTATCTGGCCAAGCCGTTCGCGACGGAGGAGCTCTTCGCCCGCATCCGCGCACTGCTGCGGCGCACCGAGCCGGTGGAGGACAGCGGGGCGTTGACGGTCGCGGACCTCGCCCTGGACCCCGCGTCCCGGCAGGCGTTCCGCGGGGAGCGGCGGCTGGACCTGACGAAGACCGAGTTCGACGTGCTGGAACTGTTGCTGTGCCACGTGGGCGTGGTCCTCACCCGGTCGCAGATGTACGAGCGCATCTGGGGCTACGACTTCGACACCACGTCCCGTTCCCTCGACGTCTACATCGGCTATCTGCGCCAGAAGACCGAGCAGGGCGGCGAGCCCCGGCTGATCCACACCGTCCGCAACGTCGGCTACACGATCCGGCCCGTGTGATGCTCCGAACGAAGATCACCGCCGTGGTCGCCGTGGCCGCGGCGCTCGCCATCTCCCTCGCCGCCTTCCTGTCGTACCGGGGCGTGAGCGACCTGGTCGCCGACGAGCTGGAGCGGGGCCTCGACGACCGTACGAACATCGTCGTCACCCTCCTCGCCGCCGGTCTGACCCCGCCCGCCCGGCCGGACATGACCGAGCAGGTCGTGTCCGCCCAGGGGACGGTCAGGCCGCTGGCGCCCGGCCGTGACGCCCTGCCGGTCTCACCGGGCGCGCTGCGCGTGGCCCGTACGGGCAAGGGCGAGAGCCGCGCGGACATCGTCGTCTCCGGTACCGAGTACGGCACCCTGACCAGGCCGTTGCCCGGCGGCGGGGCGGTCATGGTCGGCCAGAGCTACGAGGGCGCCGCGCGCGTCGACCACCAGTCCCTGTGGCGGATCTCCTGGGCCACGGCGGCCGCCATCGGCTTCGCGGCACTCCTCGGCTGGCTCGTTCTGGGCCGGATCCTGCGGCCGGTCCGCCGGCTGGCCGGCGCCACCCGGCGCATCACCACCACGCAGGACCTCACCACGCCGCTGCCGCCCGCCGGTTCCGACGAGATCGGCCAGCTGACCCACAGCTTCGCGCACATGCTCGCCGCGCTGCGCCGCTCCCGCGCCCAGCAGCAGCAACTGGTCCAGGACGCCAGCCACGAACTGCGCACGCCGCTCACCTCGGTGCGCGGGAGCGCCGAGCTGCTCCAGCGGGCGCGCGGCAGGCTCGCCCCCGAGGACGAGGAGCAGATCCTCACCACCCTGGTCACCGAGACCGCCGCCCTCGACGATCTGGTCCGCGAGCTCGTCGAGCTGGCCACCGACCGCCATACGGAAGAGGAGCCCGAGGCCGTCGATCTGGCCGTCGCCGCGGAGGACAGCGCGCAGCGCTTCCGCCTGCGGACCGGGCGCGTCGTCCTCGTCATCGAGGACGACACGAACCCGCCGGTGCCGGTGCACGCCCGGCCGCGCGCCCTCCAGAGGTGTATCGACAACCTGCTGAGCAACGCGGTGAAGTTCAGCCCCGAGGGCACCCCGGTCGCCGTGCACATCGGCGGCGGCAGGCTGACCGTACGGGACCAGGGCCCGGGCATCGCGCCCGGCGAGCGGCACGCCGTCTTCGACCGCTTCTACCGTGGCCCCCGGACCCAGGCGACGCCCGGCTCCGGTCTCGGTCTGGCCATCGTGCACGACATCATCGCCGCCGACGCCGGAACCGTCTTCGCGACCACGGCGGACGGCGGCGGAGCGGAGGTCGGCTTCGACCTCCCGCCCCACGGCCGGGCCGGACCGAACGGCCCGATGGCACGGAGGCATTCTCAGGTCAGCACTTGTTGTCCGGGTGGACGGAACCGCCGTCGGACAGATTCCCGTT
The window above is part of the Streptomyces syringium genome. Proteins encoded here:
- a CDS encoding GDSL-type esterase/lipase family protein — encoded protein: MRAVPLAGGPVEIRGALDLETTQTGVMPRRLPAWTKEQYQDPSVHGVTLMPSGVRLVFRTDAREVEFDVLTSTGQLDTDPRPRPTGMLELLVDGSPAGRRQAPVGNVVRMAGPGAVQRVIPGEPGTVRFAGLPAGMKKVELWLPQQTPTELVALRADGEVLAPLPDGRRRWVHHGSSISHCLEADGPTGTWPVVAAALGGVEVINLSQAGNAVLDPYVARTIRDMPADLISLKAGINIVGLAAFRLRTFGPAVHGFLDTIRDGHPDTPLLLMSPVSCPALEEAPGPTAVGPDGKLTALGDPADVAGGALSLTVVRAELTRIVAARQAYDPHLHYLDGRELLGPDEADDLPDGLHPTAAAYRRMGKRFAARAFADDGPFFAE
- a CDS encoding alpha/beta fold hydrolase, coding for MTYKSTARRAGLAVSMAAALAPVLPTATATASAPVSGPTATVAPAWCPTVGGHRVDCGRLDRPLVAGKPDLGAVEVSYAVVRHTAPGPAKGTVAVNPGGPGETSIDKAEAFAWGLESLLKDHDLLLVDPRGTGESQPVPCGVTDAAYRFGTRAQQRAAVERCAENLGPKAAGYTSAATADDIDAIRSRLGVRKLSLYGLSYGTYLMPVYASRHPERVRSIVLSGAYPLRLDPLARPSAQAVSLNLRRVCERSIPVACDGKQAVKDLATTAARLRDRPLTVPITTDHGVYKKQFTEDKLANLMFEAASSQVGFEPDKPSPLGRLPHALNRFVEGDAAPLRKLVQEEGRTGSTVDQAPYIAVTCNDYRKAWSKDASPAVRWRQYNAALAAVRPGEHGAFSAKGFTEGTTDAGDVCIGWPRENTPDPQPTRPELPDVPVLVLSGDLDANTPDASGKKAAEQFRDSRFLSARNMGHVPELELSRCVTGVSSHFLRTGSPGDTSCLRALPPITVSPVRD
- a CDS encoding response regulator transcription factor produces the protein MTEEVGHRRTVLVVEDDPGVRSTLDQLLRFEGYRVLPASDGLEALGLLEQERPDLAVVDVVMPGLDGLGLCRMLRRRGDRLPVLVLTARHEVGDRVAGLDAGADDYLAKPFATEELFARIRALLRRTEPVEDSGALTVADLALDPASRQAFRGERRLDLTKTEFDVLELLLCHVGVVLTRSQMYERIWGYDFDTTSRSLDVYIGYLRQKTEQGGEPRLIHTVRNVGYTIRPV
- a CDS encoding HAMP domain-containing sensor histidine kinase; this encodes MLRTKITAVVAVAAALAISLAAFLSYRGVSDLVADELERGLDDRTNIVVTLLAAGLTPPARPDMTEQVVSAQGTVRPLAPGRDALPVSPGALRVARTGKGESRADIVVSGTEYGTLTRPLPGGGAVMVGQSYEGAARVDHQSLWRISWATAAAIGFAALLGWLVLGRILRPVRRLAGATRRITTTQDLTTPLPPAGSDEIGQLTHSFAHMLAALRRSRAQQQQLVQDASHELRTPLTSVRGSAELLQRARGRLAPEDEEQILTTLVTETAALDDLVRELVELATDRHTEEEPEAVDLAVAAEDSAQRFRLRTGRVVLVIEDDTNPPVPVHARPRALQRCIDNLLSNAVKFSPEGTPVAVHIGGGRLTVRDQGPGIAPGERHAVFDRFYRGPRTQATPGSGLGLAIVHDIIAADAGTVFATTADGGGAEVGFDLPPHGRAGPNGPMARRHSQVSTCCPGGRNRRRTDSRYRSRSE